In the genome of Pirellulales bacterium, the window TGTCGTTGAAGTGCCATATTTCTCCCAAATATTCTTTCCAAGATCAAACATTAGCCCCGCAAGTTCATCGGATTTCGTTATGATGATGCCAACACTGATAACGCGCAAGTCGAATAGCAATCGAAAGTTGTTAAGATCGCGGTCATAGAAAGGATCTTTATTGGACCATTCTAGTTCGAGCGCAATGCGATTTTTAAAGCAGTCAACTTCGTGCGTTGGACTTGCAACTTCTCTCTCATCCACAACGATGGCAGTATCGAATCGTTTTGGCGCCCAACCTCGATCACGAAACGCTTTATCTACAGCCTGTGCGTACTGCCCTTTACCTCCACCAGGCTTGGTCATAAACTCTTTCCGTAGTTTGACCTTGCTAAGTACAGCGACGATATCTTCGAGTTCGTTGCTAAAGTCAGTGGCCATGATGGCCGCTGCGTGCTTCCACTGGTGACACTCATATAATTGCAAAATATCATTGGGAAGACGGCCTTGGAGGTCAGGATCTGAGGAATAGTTTGCGGCCCTACTGCGCTCTACGAAATTCCGAGCTTTCATAGCGCTCGTTGCACTCTCGCCCTTCGATTGAGCCGCGTTCGAGAAAATGTTAGCGACGGTTTCCGGAAGGTCGTGAGTGTTGTCTTGTCGCCTCTTCTTCGCCATGCGACGTAGCTTACAGCATAGGCACCAAATCGGCAACACTCAGCCAATGCGCTCGCCAACTTGAACACTTGCGCCGATTTCGTTCCGGTCAGCTATAACGCGGAGAATCGACGAGGGAATGGATATCATCTGAGCATTAATCGCTTGCCAGGAAGCCATTCGCGGTTCGGTTCTCAAGTTACGCGTTGGTTCGTCACATCAACTCCCCCGGCAACTGGCTCGCTTGTTTCACCCATTTCGCAAATTGCGATTCGTCGACCTCGTCATCAACGTGAATGTCGAGGTAGCGGACTTCCTTTTGTTTGGATTCGCCCGGAGGAACTGGACGCAGCGATGCGCCGCGGAAGAATGCGACTTTGATGGATTTGGTCATACAGTGGATGCCGAGGAACCAGCTCCCGCGTTTGCCTTCGGGCTGGTCCTTCTCTCCGTACATCGGCGAGTTCCATTTGACGGCCTTGTGTACGCCGGGGACGGCGCGGGAGATGATCTCGTCGAGGCGCTCGCCGACGGCGCGTTTCCAGCCCGGCATGGCCGCGATGTAAGCTTGCACCGGAGCGTCGCCCGCGGCTTTGGCGATTTGCGGATTGCCGCCGGAT includes:
- a CDS encoding DUF1801 domain-containing protein, whose translation is MAQRDTFFNSADQKIARLCSMAANFDKVATILLNDFRNLSVYEMTKMSQKLAKVAKQTPAKKTAEKQSTAKKARPRKSVPNTSSRRAAKPKLLSGGNPQIAKAAGDAPVQAYIAAMPGWKRAVGERLDEIISRAVPGVHKAVKWNSPMYGEKDQPEGKRGSWFLGIHCMTKSIKVAFFRGASLRPVPPGESKQKEVRYLDIHVDDEVDESQFAKWVKQASQLPGELM